In Pseudoalteromonas sp. MM1, a single window of DNA contains:
- the cysK gene encoding cysteine synthase A, translated as MSTIFEDNSLSIGNTPLVRLNRVTGGNVYAKVESRNPSFSIKCRIGASMIWEAEKSGQLVKGKELIEPTSGNTGIALAFVAAARGYKLTLTMPNTMSLERRKLLKALGANLVLTDGAKGMNGAIEKAKEIQATDPEKYILLQQFENPANPKIHFETTGPEIFDALDGNIDFFVAGVGTGGTITGVSRYLKNEKGIDVKSIAVEPTSSPVISQTLAGEEVKPGPHKIQGIGAGFIPGNLDLSVIDGAEQVSNEDAIAMAHELMKKEGILVGISSGAAVVAAKRLAEKPENADKNIVVILPSATERYLSSPMFAEEFSEQELVQ; from the coding sequence ATGTCTACTATTTTTGAAGATAACTCACTAAGCATTGGTAATACACCATTGGTAAGACTTAATCGCGTAACAGGCGGAAACGTTTACGCTAAAGTAGAATCGCGTAATCCTAGCTTTAGTATTAAATGTCGTATTGGTGCATCAATGATTTGGGAAGCTGAAAAATCAGGTCAGCTTGTCAAAGGTAAAGAACTAATTGAACCTACATCGGGTAATACAGGTATTGCCCTTGCATTTGTTGCAGCAGCACGTGGCTACAAATTAACACTCACCATGCCAAATACAATGAGCCTAGAGCGCCGCAAACTATTAAAAGCATTAGGCGCTAACTTAGTGCTTACCGATGGTGCTAAAGGTATGAATGGCGCAATTGAAAAAGCAAAAGAAATTCAAGCAACAGACCCAGAAAAATACATTTTATTACAACAGTTCGAAAACCCAGCTAACCCTAAGATTCACTTTGAAACAACCGGCCCAGAAATTTTTGACGCGCTTGATGGCAACATCGACTTTTTTGTAGCAGGTGTAGGCACTGGTGGTACTATTACAGGTGTTAGCCGTTACCTTAAAAACGAAAAAGGCATAGACGTTAAGTCAATTGCTGTTGAACCTACTAGCTCGCCTGTTATTAGCCAAACACTTGCAGGCGAAGAAGTAAAACCAGGTCCACATAAAATTCAAGGTATTGGCGCAGGCTTTATTCCTGGCAACCTTGATTTAAGTGTGATTGATGGTGCAGAGCAAGTGTCAAACGAAGATGCGATTGCTATGGCCCATGAGCTAATGAAAAAAGAAGGTATTTTAGTGGGTATTTCATCAGGCGCAGCGGTTGTAGCCGCTAAACGTCTTGCTGAAAAGCCAGAAAACGCTGATAAAAATATTGTGGTTATTTTACCAAGTGCCACAGAGCGTTACCTGTCTAGCCCAATGTTCGCAGAAGAATTTAGCGAGCAAGAATTAGTACAGTAA
- a CDS encoding acyl-CoA dehydrogenase — protein MSVFIILLVVVVVIFAVKDIRLNLISRPTFKMFKKVLPPLSQTEREAMEAGDVWWDGELFSGNPDWQKLHRFPRPELSDKENDFMENQVNALLAMLDDYQIVQKDKDLPKEVWDYLKTEGFFALIIPEKFGGREFSAIANSTIVSKIATKSLTAAVTVMVPNSLGPGELLLHYGTKEQQDRWLPTLANGEDVPCFALTGPEAGSDAGSIPDSGIVCKGQHNGEEVIGLRLNWSKRYITLAPVATVLGLAFKMYDPDGLLGDEKELGITCALIPTDHEGVETGERHYPLNMAFMNGTTYGKDVFIPLDWIIGGQQGAGRGWRMLVECLSAGRGISLPALSTATGHLASKMTSAYAMVRQQFGVSIGQFEGVQEALARIGGLTYTLESARLMTAGAIDLKLSPSVVTAIAKYHMTEMGRTVMNDAMDIHSGKGIQVGPNNYLAHGYMGIPVSITVEGANILTRNLMIFGQGATRCHPFVLKEMEAAAMDDDDAALDQFDGLLMKHILFAASNAGMAFVHGLTRSCFAKAPVCGATAVYYKQLSRMSRGLAFTTDVAMLVLGGELKRKEMISARLGDVLSHLYLASTVLKRFEDEGRQQADLPFVKYAIENSLYEIGQAFDGFFKNFSNPVVNFLLKRIVFPLGNHYHKPSDETAQSICEHMTQPGVFRNRLTHLCYVDENAGTGVMENAFLAMHDMQAQFKDLKQWQRSGKVPATLDIEGAINYSLEQGFLEQADADAMHHTNKLRKQAIAVDNFQPGEL, from the coding sequence ATGTCAGTATTTATAATATTGCTGGTCGTGGTGGTGGTTATTTTTGCAGTCAAAGATATTCGCCTTAACCTGATCAGCCGTCCTACGTTTAAAATGTTTAAAAAGGTACTTCCGCCGCTCTCGCAAACTGAGCGAGAGGCAATGGAGGCCGGTGATGTATGGTGGGATGGTGAGCTATTTAGTGGTAACCCAGATTGGCAAAAACTACATCGTTTTCCAAGGCCTGAGCTTAGCGATAAAGAAAATGATTTCATGGAAAATCAGGTTAACGCGCTACTGGCCATGCTAGATGATTATCAAATTGTGCAAAAAGACAAAGATCTGCCAAAAGAAGTGTGGGATTACTTAAAAACAGAGGGCTTTTTTGCGCTGATCATTCCTGAAAAATTTGGCGGACGAGAGTTCTCAGCGATTGCAAACTCTACCATAGTGTCAAAAATTGCCACAAAAAGCTTAACTGCGGCGGTTACTGTTATGGTTCCTAATAGCTTAGGCCCAGGCGAGCTGTTACTGCATTATGGTACAAAAGAGCAACAAGACCGTTGGTTACCAACGCTTGCCAATGGTGAAGATGTGCCATGTTTTGCCCTTACCGGACCCGAAGCGGGCTCTGATGCAGGTAGTATTCCTGACTCTGGCATAGTATGTAAAGGCCAGCATAATGGTGAAGAGGTAATAGGCCTGCGTTTAAATTGGTCTAAGCGCTATATTACGCTTGCGCCGGTTGCAACAGTACTTGGTCTTGCTTTTAAAATGTATGACCCCGATGGGCTACTTGGTGATGAAAAAGAGCTTGGCATTACCTGTGCGTTAATCCCTACAGATCACGAAGGGGTAGAAACGGGTGAGCGCCATTACCCATTAAATATGGCATTTATGAACGGGACTACGTACGGTAAAGACGTATTTATTCCGCTAGATTGGATTATTGGTGGTCAGCAAGGCGCAGGGCGAGGCTGGCGTATGCTGGTTGAATGCTTAAGTGCCGGGCGTGGGATTTCTTTACCTGCCCTAAGTACCGCAACAGGGCATTTAGCCTCTAAAATGACCTCTGCTTACGCTATGGTACGCCAACAGTTTGGTGTATCAATTGGCCAATTTGAAGGTGTACAAGAAGCACTAGCCCGTATTGGCGGGTTAACATATACGCTTGAGTCGGCACGATTAATGACCGCAGGCGCAATAGATTTAAAACTAAGCCCATCAGTTGTTACCGCCATTGCAAAATATCATATGACTGAAATGGGGCGTACGGTAATGAACGATGCAATGGATATTCATTCGGGCAAAGGTATTCAAGTAGGTCCTAATAACTATTTAGCCCATGGCTATATGGGGATCCCGGTATCAATTACGGTTGAAGGGGCAAACATTTTAACGCGTAATTTAATGATTTTTGGCCAAGGTGCCACGCGTTGTCATCCGTTTGTGTTAAAAGAAATGGAAGCTGCGGCAATGGACGATGACGACGCAGCACTTGATCAATTCGACGGCTTGCTCATGAAGCACATTTTATTTGCTGCAAGTAACGCGGGTATGGCTTTTGTGCATGGTCTAACTCGTAGCTGTTTTGCTAAAGCGCCTGTATGTGGTGCAACCGCTGTTTACTACAAACAATTGAGCAGAATGAGCCGTGGCCTTGCTTTTACAACCGATGTAGCCATGCTGGTATTGGGTGGTGAGCTTAAACGAAAAGAAATGATTTCGGCCCGCTTAGGTGATGTGCTTAGTCATTTATATTTAGCGTCTACAGTGTTAAAGCGCTTTGAAGATGAAGGGCGCCAACAAGCTGATTTACCGTTTGTTAAATACGCTATTGAAAACTCATTGTATGAAATTGGTCAAGCGTTTGATGGTTTTTTCAAAAACTTTTCAAATCCGGTAGTTAACTTTTTACTTAAACGCATTGTGTTTCCGCTGGGGAATCACTATCACAAACCAAGTGATGAAACAGCACAAAGTATTTGTGAGCATATGACGCAACCTGGGGTGTTTAGAAATCGCTTAACGCATTTATGTTATGTTGATGAAAATGCAGGCACTGGCGTGATGGAAAATGCGTTTTTAGCTATGCATGATATGCAAGCACAGTTTAAAGACTTAAAACAATGGCAGCGCAGTGGTAAGGTACCTGCCACGCTTGATATAGAAGGCGCAATTAATTATTCGTTGGAGCAAGGCTTTTTAGAGCAAGCAGATGCCGATGCAATGCACCATACTAACAAGCTTAGAAAACAAGCCATTGCGGTTGATAACTTTCAACCCGGTGAATTATAA
- a CDS encoding BCCT family transporter, with protein MDDQLNKYSIDTTDYQVGQDNVQKWGFDVHNPVFGISAFLVILFVALTLLLDPEVVREALTSTKDAIINKFDSYFMLIANGFVLFCFALALSPLGKIRLGGVDAKPEHGYLSWLAMLFAAGMGIGLLFWGVAEPAAYYTDWYLMPMNAEPNTPEAHSLAMGATMYHWGLHGWAIYAIVALSLAFFAYNKGLPLSIRSVFYPLFGDRAWGWLGHVIDILAVLSTLFGLATSLGLGAQQATSGINYLIGTDYGAAFQITVIALVTCIAIVSVIKGIEGGVKVLSNINLICAFILLVAIIWLTFGDSITAIWFTFGAYVEHIIPLSNPFGREDEDWMHAWTVFYWAWWISWSPFVGMFIARVSRGRTVREFLLVVIGLPTLLSLVWMGVFGNLAISQIIDKVGPLGQNGLTDISVTLFQVYEQLPLSGFISVISIVLILVFFITSSDSGSLVIDGITAGGKIDAPVPQRIFWASIEGAIAAVLLWVGGSQALQALQSGVVTTALPFSIVLILMCVALIQGLMSEFPIYKAQTKL; from the coding sequence ATGGATGACCAATTGAACAAATACAGTATTGACACTACGGATTACCAGGTAGGTCAAGATAACGTGCAAAAATGGGGGTTTGATGTTCATAACCCAGTGTTTGGAATAAGCGCATTTTTAGTCATACTATTTGTTGCCCTTACTTTATTGCTTGACCCTGAAGTCGTCAGGGAAGCACTTACCTCAACTAAAGATGCCATTATCAATAAATTTGATAGCTACTTCATGTTGATTGCTAATGGTTTCGTATTATTTTGCTTTGCACTTGCGCTCTCCCCTCTTGGTAAAATTCGCTTAGGGGGTGTTGATGCAAAACCTGAACATGGTTATCTCTCATGGCTGGCAATGCTATTTGCCGCAGGAATGGGAATAGGTTTACTATTTTGGGGTGTTGCAGAGCCTGCAGCCTATTACACAGATTGGTACTTAATGCCAATGAATGCTGAGCCAAACACCCCAGAAGCTCATTCTTTAGCCATGGGTGCCACCATGTATCACTGGGGCTTACATGGTTGGGCTATTTACGCCATTGTTGCACTTAGCTTAGCGTTTTTTGCTTACAATAAAGGCCTTCCATTATCTATACGATCCGTGTTTTACCCTTTATTTGGCGATCGTGCTTGGGGTTGGCTGGGTCATGTTATTGATATTCTTGCTGTACTCTCTACGCTTTTTGGTTTAGCAACGTCTCTTGGTTTAGGGGCGCAACAAGCAACAAGTGGTATAAATTATTTAATAGGCACAGATTACGGGGCTGCTTTTCAAATTACGGTTATAGCGCTCGTTACCTGTATTGCTATTGTTTCTGTTATTAAAGGGATTGAAGGGGGTGTGAAAGTACTTAGTAACATCAACCTTATCTGTGCATTTATTTTACTTGTAGCCATAATATGGCTTACTTTTGGTGATTCAATTACAGCAATATGGTTTACCTTCGGTGCATATGTGGAGCATATAATTCCGCTTAGTAATCCGTTTGGCCGTGAAGATGAAGACTGGATGCATGCTTGGACAGTATTTTACTGGGCATGGTGGATATCGTGGTCGCCATTTGTAGGAATGTTTATTGCCCGCGTTTCTAGAGGTCGTACCGTGCGAGAATTTTTATTAGTCGTCATTGGGCTGCCAACACTATTAAGCTTGGTTTGGATGGGGGTATTTGGTAATTTAGCGATTTCACAAATTATTGATAAAGTAGGCCCACTAGGACAAAACGGTTTAACCGATATCTCTGTGACGCTATTTCAGGTTTATGAGCAGCTTCCGCTTAGTGGTTTCATTAGTGTTATTTCGATTGTACTTATTTTAGTGTTTTTTATTACCTCTTCTGATTCTGGCTCGCTTGTAATAGATGGTATAACCGCTGGCGGAAAAATTGATGCGCCGGTACCACAACGTATATTTTGGGCATCGATTGAAGGGGCTATAGCTGCCGTATTACTGTGGGTAGGAGGCTCTCAAGCCTTACAAGCTTTGCAATCGGGAGTAGTAACAACTGCGTTACCTTTCTCAATTGTGCTTATTTTAATGTGCGTGGCGCTTATTCAAGGTTTAATGAGCGAGTTCCCTATTTATAAGGCACAAACAAAGTTATAG
- a CDS encoding dicarboxylate/amino acid:cation symporter translates to MKLILKLIAGIVAGILVGLYVPLTGVELLFTVKELIGQLISFTIPLIILFFIASGIAGLPKGSGHLLGKTVGFAYSSTVIAGTLAFLLVSAVIPLLSGNITFEAEVATEIGSFIDLEIPPLMGVMTALVTAFVFGIGMSQLELETLKKVSDQGRDVIDALLSKVIIPALPFYIAGVFAEMTVAGTVVDTLQTFGVVLIAALVMHWLWLSVLYVSTGVLLKRNPLELVKNMLPAYFTALGTMSSAATIPVSLQSSKANNVKEDVANFTVPLCATIHLSGSTITIVTCAMAVMFLSPSMEVPSLIGMLPFIMMLGVVMIAAPGAPGGAVMSALGLLTSMLGFNEGAVALMIALYLAQDSFGTACNVTGDGIIALWVDRFSEKAA, encoded by the coding sequence ATGAAGTTAATCTTAAAATTAATTGCCGGTATTGTGGCCGGTATTTTGGTCGGGCTTTATGTACCTCTTACAGGTGTTGAGCTTTTGTTTACTGTTAAAGAGCTTATTGGCCAACTCATTTCTTTTACCATTCCATTAATTATTTTATTTTTTATTGCTTCGGGCATTGCTGGCTTACCTAAAGGGTCAGGCCATTTATTAGGTAAAACCGTTGGCTTTGCTTACAGCTCTACGGTAATTGCGGGCACGCTTGCCTTTTTATTAGTGAGTGCGGTTATTCCACTGTTAAGTGGCAATATTACGTTTGAAGCCGAAGTTGCCACTGAAATTGGTAGTTTTATTGATTTAGAAATTCCACCACTGATGGGTGTAATGACAGCGCTTGTAACAGCATTTGTGTTTGGTATAGGCATGAGCCAACTGGAACTAGAAACACTTAAAAAAGTCTCTGATCAGGGTCGCGACGTAATTGATGCTTTATTATCTAAAGTAATTATTCCGGCTTTACCATTTTACATTGCGGGTGTATTTGCAGAAATGACCGTAGCAGGTACTGTGGTAGATACACTGCAAACCTTTGGTGTAGTGCTTATTGCAGCACTTGTGATGCATTGGCTATGGTTAAGCGTATTATATGTTTCTACGGGAGTATTACTTAAACGTAACCCGTTGGAGCTAGTTAAAAATATGCTTCCTGCTTATTTTACAGCGCTGGGGACAATGTCGAGCGCGGCAACCATTCCGGTGTCTTTGCAATCAAGTAAAGCAAATAATGTTAAAGAAGATGTAGCAAACTTTACTGTTCCTTTGTGTGCAACTATTCATTTATCGGGTTCTACAATCACTATTGTAACCTGCGCTATGGCCGTTATGTTTTTATCGCCAAGTATGGAAGTGCCTTCTTTAATAGGCATGCTGCCATTTATTATGATGCTAGGAGTAGTAATGATTGCAGCGCCTGGTGCACCAGGTGGTGCAGTAATGTCGGCACTGGGCTTATTGACCAGTATGCTTGGCTTTAACGAGGGCGCTGTTGCATTAATGATTGCACTTTACCTTGCGCAAGATAGCTTTGGTACAGCGTGTAATGTAACAGGCGATGGTATTATTGCCCTATGGGTAGACCGTTTTAGCGAAAAAGCAGCGTAA
- the pgsA gene encoding CDP-diacylglycerol--glycerol-3-phosphate 3-phosphatidyltransferase, translated as MWNIPNTLTTFRLFLIPIFLVIFYLPYSWAFFAAAFIFWLASITDILDGYLARKLEQSTPFGAFLDPVADKVMVCAALVALSDHYQSMYMTIPALIIISREIVISALREWMAEQGKRGNVAVSNMGKIKTAAQMLAIIGLIWQYDTWMIYLSFALLYIATYLTLSSMVQYLMAAWSELTKN; from the coding sequence ATGTGGAATATTCCAAACACACTCACAACCTTTAGACTTTTTCTTATCCCCATATTTTTGGTGATATTTTACTTGCCTTATAGCTGGGCGTTTTTTGCTGCCGCTTTTATTTTTTGGCTTGCATCAATCACCGATATACTTGACGGTTATTTAGCACGAAAGCTAGAGCAATCTACGCCTTTTGGAGCGTTTTTAGACCCTGTAGCCGATAAGGTTATGGTGTGTGCTGCACTTGTTGCGCTCTCTGATCATTATCAGTCTATGTATATGACGATTCCGGCACTTATTATTATCAGCCGTGAAATAGTGATATCTGCATTACGTGAGTGGATGGCCGAACAAGGCAAACGTGGAAACGTTGCAGTATCAAATATGGGCAAAATAAAAACCGCGGCGCAAATGCTGGCAATTATTGGCCTAATTTGGCAATACGATACGTGGATGATCTATTTAAGTTTTGCTTTATTGTATATAGCCACCTATTTAACACTAAGCTCTATGGTGCAATATTTAATGGCTGCATGGAGTGAATTGACCAAAAATTGA
- a CDS encoding sodium:alanine symporter family protein yields the protein MTDIINSISALLWGQVLVYLLIAAGVFFTIRLGFIQFVQFPHMFKVMFGSRKCGGDEISSFQAFCTSLAARVGTGNMAGVAVALYLGGPGAIFWMWLIALIGMATSFAESTLAQAYKTKDADGNFRGGPAYYMERGLGKRWMGVLFSLCLILAFGLVFNAVQSNSIAAAFEVAFDVPKYIVGIALVIGSGIIIFGGLKTISRFAEMVVPFMALAYLLVAIYVCAVNFTALPDVIVLIIKSAFGLEQAGAGAIGYGVTQAMIQGIKRGLFSNEAGMGSAANAAATATPYPPHPASQGYVQMLGVFIDTIVICTATASLILLSNQLVPESGVLGIELTQAALQEHVGDWGTYFIAIAILFFAFTSIVANYSYAETNLMFLEHNSNKGMFIFRLLVLGMVMFGAIGELGIIWTLADISMGLMAIVNVVALFMLSGVVVWLSKDYNAQNKQGVLPTFDKDKHPKLAKEVDPNAWK from the coding sequence ATGACAGATATAATAAATAGTATAAGTGCCTTACTTTGGGGCCAAGTTCTCGTCTACTTATTAATAGCAGCAGGTGTATTTTTTACCATTCGCTTAGGCTTTATTCAATTTGTACAATTCCCACATATGTTTAAAGTTATGTTTGGCTCACGTAAATGTGGTGGAGATGAGATTTCTTCTTTTCAAGCTTTTTGTACTTCTTTAGCGGCGCGTGTTGGAACAGGTAATATGGCCGGTGTTGCTGTGGCACTTTATTTAGGTGGCCCTGGCGCTATATTTTGGATGTGGTTGATTGCTTTAATAGGTATGGCAACTAGCTTTGCAGAAAGTACGTTAGCACAAGCTTATAAAACTAAAGACGCTGATGGCAACTTTAGAGGCGGTCCTGCTTATTATATGGAACGCGGTTTAGGCAAACGCTGGATGGGTGTGTTGTTTTCATTGTGCTTGATTTTAGCCTTTGGCCTGGTATTTAATGCTGTACAGTCAAACTCTATTGCTGCCGCATTTGAAGTAGCGTTTGATGTACCTAAGTATATAGTAGGCATTGCACTTGTAATTGGCTCTGGCATCATTATTTTTGGTGGATTAAAAACAATATCACGTTTTGCCGAAATGGTTGTTCCATTTATGGCGCTTGCCTATTTGCTAGTTGCTATATATGTATGTGCGGTTAACTTTACTGCCCTGCCTGATGTTATTGTACTTATAATTAAAAGTGCATTTGGTTTAGAGCAAGCAGGCGCTGGGGCAATTGGCTATGGTGTAACGCAAGCTATGATCCAAGGTATTAAGCGCGGTTTGTTTTCAAACGAAGCCGGTATGGGTAGCGCAGCCAATGCTGCTGCAACGGCAACACCTTACCCACCGCACCCAGCGTCACAAGGGTACGTGCAAATGCTAGGTGTATTTATAGATACTATTGTGATCTGTACAGCCACTGCCTCATTAATCTTACTGTCTAATCAACTTGTGCCTGAATCGGGTGTACTAGGAATAGAGTTAACGCAAGCTGCACTGCAAGAGCACGTGGGTGATTGGGGAACGTACTTTATCGCCATTGCCATTTTGTTTTTTGCATTTACTTCTATTGTCGCGAATTACTCATATGCCGAAACAAACTTAATGTTTTTAGAGCATAACTCTAATAAAGGAATGTTTATATTTAGATTACTTGTATTAGGTATGGTTATGTTTGGTGCCATTGGTGAACTAGGTATTATTTGGACACTTGCTGACATTTCTATGGGCCTAATGGCTATTGTAAACGTGGTTGCACTCTTTATGCTATCTGGTGTTGTTGTGTGGTTATCAAAAGATTACAACGCGCAAAATAAGCAAGGTGTATTACCGACGTTTGACAAAGACAAACACCCTAAGCTTGCAAAAGAGGTTGATCCTAACGCATGGAAGTAA
- the uvrC gene encoding excinuclease ABC subunit UvrC, translating into MSEFDHGQFLKTLSSEPGVYRMLDSEQQVIYVGKAKNLKKRVSSYFRSNLTDSKTRVLVSNICDIEVTLTNTETEALLLENNLIKKYQPRYNILLRDDKSYPYILLTNHKHPRLAFHRGSRKVKGEYFGPFPSAGAVSESLRLMQKIFPVRQCEDAYYRARSRPCLQYQLKRCSAPCVNKVTEQEYGEQVDYVRKFLTGKSHEVIADLIKKMEAASKDLNFELAAKVRDQIMLLRKMQEQQSISGNFAEMDVVGFAHLNGLNGIHLLMIRDHKVLGSKTYFPKVPKDSGQEEILTSFLGQYYLAPGATGRIAKEIILPFEIEESSVLSEALTQISERKVSLKVVTRGERAQYLQLANKNALNSITVKQSTQDSINKRYAQLKATLRLDDINRMECFDISHTMGENTVASCVVFDSQGPNNKEYRRYNVTGITGGDDYAAMEFALNKRYNKVVDEDKIPDVIFIDGGKGQLGRAEQYFATWPHAKMPLLVGVAKGTSRKPGLETLLIDGGRKTIPMDSDAPALHLIQHIRDESHRFAIAGHRNKRQKQRTQSLLEEINGVGSKRRQTLLKYLGGMQGVKAANIEQLKKVPGISPDMAEKIFNHLHDKG; encoded by the coding sequence ATGTCTGAATTCGATCACGGCCAATTTTTAAAAACGCTATCAAGTGAACCGGGTGTATACCGTATGCTTGATAGTGAACAACAAGTTATTTATGTCGGTAAAGCTAAAAACTTAAAAAAGCGGGTAAGTAGTTACTTTAGATCTAATCTAACCGACAGTAAAACCCGAGTGTTAGTGAGTAATATTTGCGATATTGAAGTTACCCTCACAAACACCGAAACTGAAGCCCTGCTGCTTGAAAACAACCTTATAAAAAAATATCAGCCGCGTTATAACATTTTATTACGTGATGATAAGTCATACCCTTATATATTACTTACAAATCATAAACATCCGCGTTTAGCCTTTCATAGAGGTAGCCGCAAGGTAAAAGGCGAGTACTTTGGGCCTTTCCCAAGTGCTGGCGCCGTGTCGGAAAGTTTGCGTTTAATGCAAAAAATATTTCCTGTACGTCAGTGCGAAGATGCCTACTACCGTGCCAGAAGCCGCCCGTGTTTACAGTATCAGCTAAAGCGCTGCTCAGCACCGTGTGTTAATAAAGTGACAGAGCAAGAGTACGGCGAACAAGTTGATTATGTACGTAAGTTTTTAACGGGTAAGTCGCACGAAGTGATAGCCGATTTAATAAAAAAAATGGAAGCGGCGAGTAAAGACCTCAATTTTGAGCTCGCAGCTAAAGTGCGTGACCAAATCATGCTACTGCGCAAAATGCAGGAACAGCAGTCTATTTCAGGTAATTTTGCTGAAATGGATGTAGTAGGTTTTGCGCACTTAAATGGATTAAACGGAATTCATTTATTAATGATCCGCGATCATAAAGTGCTAGGCAGTAAAACCTATTTTCCAAAAGTACCTAAAGATTCGGGGCAAGAGGAAATACTTACTTCGTTTTTAGGGCAATATTATTTAGCGCCTGGCGCGACAGGGCGCATAGCAAAAGAAATTATTTTACCGTTCGAGATTGAAGAAAGTAGCGTATTGAGTGAAGCCCTTACGCAAATTAGTGAGCGCAAAGTATCGCTTAAAGTGGTTACCCGCGGAGAGCGAGCACAATACCTTCAGCTTGCTAATAAAAATGCATTAAACAGCATTACCGTTAAACAAAGCACACAAGACTCTATAAACAAACGTTATGCCCAATTAAAAGCAACCCTGCGCCTTGATGATATTAATAGAATGGAATGTTTTGATATTAGCCATACTATGGGGGAGAACACTGTAGCCAGTTGTGTCGTATTCGATTCTCAAGGGCCTAACAATAAAGAGTATAGGCGCTACAACGTAACGGGTATAACCGGCGGTGATGATTACGCGGCAATGGAGTTTGCACTAAACAAACGCTACAACAAAGTGGTTGATGAAGACAAAATCCCTGACGTTATATTTATTGACGGTGGTAAAGGGCAGTTAGGCCGTGCAGAGCAGTATTTTGCTACGTGGCCCCATGCAAAAATGCCGCTGTTAGTAGGTGTTGCAAAAGGCACGAGTAGGAAACCAGGCCTAGAAACCTTACTAATCGATGGCGGGCGTAAAACAATCCCTATGGATTCGGATGCGCCAGCACTTCATTTAATTCAACATATTCGCGATGAATCTCACCGATTTGCTATAGCAGGGCACCGTAATAAGCGCCAAAAACAACGTACGCAATCATTATTAGAAGAGATCAACGGAGTGGGTTCTAAGCGCCGCCAAACATTATTAAAATATTTAGGGGGCATGCAAGGGGTAAAAGCTGCTAATATAGAACAGTTAAAAAAAGTTCCTGGGATCAGTCCTGACATGGCTGAGAAGATATTTAACCATTTGCATGACAAGGGCTAG
- the uvrY gene encoding UvrY/SirA/GacA family response regulator transcription factor: protein MINVLLVDDHELVRTGIKRILDDVRGFKVVGEAKDGEAAVQFCRQHAPNIVLMDMNMPGMGGLEATKKICRYCPDVKIIVLTVNCEDPFPSKVMQIGAHGFLTKGAGSDEMVRAIRSVHAGQRYIAPEIAQQIALAQVTGRTDENPFQSLSERELQIMLMITKGEKAQDIAERLNLSSKTVNSYRYRMFEKLNVGGDVELTHLAIRHKMIDIDVSH from the coding sequence TTGATTAATGTGCTTTTAGTTGATGACCATGAGCTGGTACGAACTGGTATAAAACGTATATTAGATGACGTACGTGGTTTTAAAGTGGTAGGCGAAGCTAAAGATGGTGAGGCTGCGGTACAATTTTGTCGCCAGCACGCACCTAATATTGTATTAATGGATATGAATATGCCTGGCATGGGTGGCTTAGAGGCCACAAAAAAGATTTGCCGCTATTGCCCAGATGTAAAAATTATTGTGCTTACAGTTAACTGCGAAGACCCATTTCCTTCTAAAGTAATGCAAATTGGTGCGCATGGGTTTTTAACCAAAGGTGCAGGCTCTGATGAAATGGTTCGTGCTATACGTTCTGTTCATGCAGGCCAGCGTTATATCGCCCCAGAAATTGCACAGCAAATTGCCCTTGCGCAAGTAACAGGGCGTACCGATGAAAACCCGTTTCAAAGCTTATCTGAGCGCGAGCTACAAATTATGCTAATGATCACCAAAGGTGAAAAAGCACAAGATATTGCCGAGCGCTTAAATTTAAGTTCAAAAACAGTGAACAGCTACCGTTACCGTATGTTTGAAAAATTAAATGTAGGGGGCGACGTAGAGCTTACTCATTTGGCTATTCGCCATAAAATGATTGATATAGACGTATCTCATTAA